The region cacacaagtatacacacagacacacacacatgtacagacacacacacacacatgtacagacacacagacacacacgcgtgtacagacacacacacacacgtatacacacagacacacacacatgtacagacacacacacatgtacacacaagtatacacacagacaagtatacacacagacacacacacgtacagacacacacacatgtacacacaagtatacacacagacaagtatacacacagacacacacacgtacagacacacacacacgcacacacaggtatacacacagatacacacacgcgtacagacacacacacacacgtacagacaagtatacacacagacacacacacgcgtacagacacacaagtatacacacagacacacacacacgtatacacacagacacacacacacgcatacacacagacacacacacgtacagacacacacacacacaagtatacacacagatacacacacacatgtacatacacagacacacacgcgcgtacagacacacagaaacacacacatatatacacccacaggtacacacaggtacacacacacatacatacagacacacacacaggtacacacacaggtacacacacatacacacacacacgtacagacacacacaggtacagacacacacacacacacacacacaaccatacacacacacagacacatacagacacgcacacagacacacacacatacagacacacgtagacacacatacgtacggacacacacacacacatagatacacgtagacacacacacacacacacacacaagtatacacacagatacacacacacatgtacatacacagacacacacgcgcgtacagacacacacgtacacacagaaacacacacatatatacacccacaggtacacacacacatacatacagacacacacacaggtacacacacgcacacacacaggtacacacacatacacacacacacgtacagacacacacaggtacgcacacacacatacacacacaaccatacacacacacagacacatacagacacgcacacagacacacacacatacagacacacgtagacacacatacgtacggacacacacactcacacacacctcacagttGTTGAGCACCAGCAGGCCTCCCAGCTTGGCGATGAGCAGCTGGCCGGCGGTCCTGGCGTTCCCGTCGACGCTCGCCAGTCGGTTCCCGCGACACGAGAAGTGCGTGAGGGCGGCCAGCTTCCCGAGCTCGTCCACCACACGccactaagagagagagagaggcctcggTCAATCCACGCGCCGGGCGAGCGCCTCCCCGTCGTCACGGCAACCGACCTCGCTGATGTTGTTGTCGTCCACGGTGAGCTTCGTCAGCGCCGGGAACAACGCCGTCTGAGCGCCTAGCGGGAGACgccaaaacaattaaaatattcATCAATAACATGAAAACAAGATAAAACCCTctgacacattttaaataaagatgtttATAAGTCGAGAGGAAGAGTTATGAATGTTTCACGACTTATTAAAACGTTTCTTGCGGTCGTTACCAGGAGCGGCGTCGTCGAAGCGGATGTCGGAGAGGCCGGTCCGGGACAGGTTCAGGTGCTCCAGGCTGCAATCAGACGGTTGACATGTTTATCTTCTGAAGCTTTTGtccccaaaaaatatatataaaacattaaaatacttTAAGAAATATTGCAATGAAACATGTTCCTCAAATTATTCCGACATAAATTGGATAAATATTCCTGTTGCGTGGTGATTAGTCTCCAGCCtgtcatgcttttattttgtaggaatTCATCTTTACATGTTGAGGATATTTTGAATTAAGGGAATCGTTTAATTCTTCTAtttcaaatgtaaataataaatatttctcTCCGTTAGAttgatgttttgtgtgtgtgtgtgtgtgtgtgtgtgtgtgtgtgtgtgtgtgtgtgtgtgtgtgtgtgtctgtgtgtgtgtaccgtacCGGGGCAGAGCCGCCAGGCTGAGCACACTGCGCTGCACCAACCGGTTACCGGACACACTGAGGCTCTTCAGGGACTGCAGCACCGCGTCGGGCCTTTCACACGTCACACATCAGAGTtacacaacgtgtgtgtgtctgtgtgtgtgtgtgtgggggggggggggcgttaccTCTGCAGCTCAGTGACGTTGTTGTTCTCCACACACAGATCCTCCAGCTGTGGCCACATGGGGGCGCACTGCAGgacctgaccagcagggggagaAGCTCTTTATTCCCACGGCGACAATAGTGCCACAACGCCACATTGTTCCCCTCTTTATCGATGTGAGAATACGCACCTGTGGCCAGGTGAGGTCACAGCCGTTGAGGACGAGGACCTTGAGGCTGCGGAAAGACCCCCAGTGGgccgagaggtcagaggtcaaacgcAGTCTGTTGTTGCTGAAAAACGGAACACGAGAAGAAGAGCTCAGCGgaaaaagatacaaatataaagccaacgcacacacacacacacacacacacacacagacacacacacagacacacacacacacacacagacacacacacacacacacacacacagacacacagacacacacacacagacagacacacagacacacacagacacacagacagacacacagacagacacacacagacagacacacacacacacacacacagacagacacacagacagacagacacacacacagacagacacacagacacacacagacagacacacagacagacacacagacacacacacacacacacacagacacacacacacacagacacagacacacagacacacacagacacacacacacacacagacacacacacagacacacacagacacacagacacacacagacagacacacagacacacacagacacacacagacagacagacacacacacacacagacagacacacagacagacagacagacagacacacacacagacacacacacacacagacagacacacagacacacagacacacacacagacacacagacacacacacacacagacagacagacacagacacacacacacacacagacacacagacacacacacacagacacacacacacacagacacacagacacagacacacacagacacacacacagacacacacacacacacacacagacagacacacagacacacacagacagacacagacacacacacagacagacagacacacacagacagacagacagacagacacacacacacacagacagacacagacacacacagacagacacacacacagacagacacacacacagacacacacacagacacacacacacacacacacacagacacacacacagacacacacagacacacacacagacagacacacacacacacacacagacacacacacacagacagacacacacacacacacacacacacacactgtacctgAGCTGAAGTCCCTCCAGCCGCTCCAGCTGCTGAGTGATGGCCGACAcgtcgtcccagcaggacaacAGCGAGCGGCTGATGTCCAACCAGCTCACGTCTGATCGCTGCTAAGGAATCAGACTGAGGGCGACTTTCACACGGGCGACTTTCACGAGGGCGACTTTCAAAAGGGGCGacttaaataaatgaacaaacgACAACAGAAAGATACTTGGCGTCGCTCTCCTGATTTCTCCGGCGGCTCCGGGGCCGTTCACTTCACTTCGGCCCAGCAGCGCTGAGGGAAGACTCTGGAAGCTGCGGAGCGAAGTGGAACCAATGAAAAGGGAAACAAGTCCTCAAACATCCTCAAAAACAAACTGGATTGTTTTTTCTCGTTGCCCGGCTGCCTTTGAGCAAGGCCCCTGCAGCCGCTCCACCAGACCCCGACTCTCTGTTCGGTACGAACGCTCAACAAGAGGTTTTGAAGGCGGGCGTCGTACCTGCGGTCCTCGATGCCGATCCACTTGAGCTTCTTGGAGGCGATGGAGATGTCCTCGCTCAGCACCTTCTCGGCCTGGCTCTCGTACACCTGTCGCACGGCGGTCAGGTAGTCCACCCCCCAGCTCACCTTGGCCGGGCGCACAAAGGAGCCTCCCTCAGCGTgtctggaggaggcggagaagaAACCCGGTGACTCGTCTCAGGATATCGGATCATTCCAAAAgagcaaatttaaaaaaagagtgtgTGGATTGTGTGCGATTTGTTGACAAAATCCTGTTCGTCACTTGTCGTCAGGCAGATTTCAGGACTTGAAGGGGACGGTAACGGCTACCTGCACGCGAAGTACCGGACTCCCCCGTGGCTGCCGTCGTGTTTGCCTCTCTCCGGGTTATCCCACTCCACGCCGAGCCAcacccctgaacacacacacacacacagacgctcgATCAGTGCGAGCGCACGAGTGGGAGGTGGAGCATCGCCGTGGGAGTGTTTTTATTCCAGcaggatttttatttatttgttgaagAAGTTCTCTGACGTCGTCGAGACATGAGCTCGATCAAAGTTACGTCCAAAATTAGCCAAATTGTAAAATAATTAGTttccctttatttttttattgagggTTTCCAATCTAGATATTTTATTCACTAAAATTCCTGCATTAATGTCGTTACTAAAGCGGCCGTCTACAAGCATTTGcatcaaaatatacttaaattATAGCGAAAGTACAATAAGCAAAATTGCCAAttgctgaataataataattattatttattttattctattttaatatgttctactatctggaccttgagtctgaaatgaaagtttgattgattgaatatttattatattattaatatataattgttGACGCGACGAtgtaatgttgcagctggtggAGCTTTTTAATTTGAATTACTTTATATATTGCAGGGAGAATTTCACCATTTTAGTCAGTGAAGTTTTATCTAATCCGCTAATTAAACGCCATTATGTATTTGTTGATAACCGCAAAGCACCGGGGTTCTAACGCACCTGCTGTCGGTGGCACCGGGCCCACGTACCGCACCGTGGCCCGCTCCCCGTCGCAGGACACCCGCCGGCCCGCAGAGAGCTCCGGAACCTCCGGATCCGCCCGGTCCACTCCCATCGGAGCCCCGATGTCTATCATCAACGTGAGAACTGGTCGTTAAATGTATCCCACAAACCTCTTCTTCTCGCCCCACCCCCCAAACAAAGAGATGGAAAGTACTCGTTGTATAATAACTGGCATAAAAAAGATATTAAGATAATCTATGACGTCTTTAAGGTAGTTTAGCTTCCATCCAGCTCAGTTCAACAATACAAGAACACAACAATTGACGTAGCTAGCTCACCGGAAGTGATGGAGGGTTTGCCGGAAGTGCGGGAAGGTTTTGAGGTTGCACTCATTTCCCCCAATTGTTTTGACTAAAACTGATTCTAAATACGTTTAAtatgatacatatatacatttaaatgtacgTAATATATATTAACACTGTCTGGTTCCCGCTGTTTAATATCTTTAGTGTTCAGTTCGGCAATATCAAAAGGGTAATGAAAATAAAGAGGAACCAGTGTGTCACAGGGAGGTTGTTCCCTGTGGGAAACCATTTGCAGTAGGACAGGCCGTGTGCTGGGAAGAGAAaacgtgtgagcgtgtgtgaaaTATATACTCTCGTGTTATTGGTGTTTAAAGTCGTAGAAGTTCGTTTCTATCGCTCCAGTTGAGCTGATAAATAACTCGTTTCAATTCAtagaagaaaacagaaaataattCACGAGTGTTGCTCGTGTATTCTCTGGAATAAACCATGAAGAAGACGCGCAAGAAGAGGTTTGTTTACACATTTCTAATTCCCAAAGCACCGTGAATGAAGATAACCTGCGTCATTTCTTTAGACCTCCGATTAATGTATCACTCATGAAGTGAAGCAGCTTAAGTATAGAAGGACAATTTAGTTAAAAGTATCAAACATTATCCCTGTGACtgttatattatgatataattaattaattattaaactaagatagaaacacattgttttcaGGACTATTTCCTTTTCATCTACATTATAAAATGGTAAAAAATGTAACTAATCCATCGAGTTATTGAATCAAACCCTGTATTCCGCGCCCTGATGATGAATATCCTCTATTTCACGGAACcgttcagaccttcagacctttACTCTCACGCTGAATCCTCGGATCCGTCGTATTTAGTGTCGCTCTCTTTTAATTCAGTGGATTCTGTCGTTTCTCTGTCCGCTGtaacttcctcttcttctttccagtGTTTCTGTCGCCAGTGAAGAGGCGTTGTCGGGGCAACCGGCAGATGGCTACGAGGTGGGCCAGGTGTCGGGAAGTTTGTTCAAGAAGAAGTCCGCGGCCTCCGGATCGCTGTCGACTTTATTCAGCGTCGCTGCGCCGGCCGGTCCTCTTCTGTACCAGCCCGCACCGAAGGTGACGACGACACGAGGATATCCAACAgcttcgggggagggggggggggggtcaatttaAGTCTTTAAATGTTCACATTTAATGACGTTCGACAATTAAATGCAGTAGAAGAATTCTTTAACTAGTTTCctgcaagaaaaaaaatctatatcaataacatacggccatttagtttgtttaataaaagaacaaagacccgTTCTTTGGGAAAGGGAACCTTAGATTGActtctgttgtaatctggcgctatagagaaagttacAGGGGGCGGGGGCTGCCCGGGGGGGTAGATAGAGCTtctgttggggactattttcagggGCGGATGAATCGACATCTGGTGCTGTCGTGTGTTTGTGGCAGCAGGGACGGAGAATTGAGTCTGAACCTGACGTTTAACGACAgtgagaacaagaaggagaactcTCGCCGCGCTCGTCCTTCACGTGGTTTTGTGTTTTCGTGGCAGCCCGTCGTGAAGAGCACAGAAGCAAAGGAGCCACAGGAGGAAgctgcagaggtcaaaggtcagaagaagaagacgaagaatcAAAAGCCGCTTCCGGAGAAATCGGAAGCCGACCAGAAGCTGGAGACcaggtgaggcgttcagggacatctTTCCATCTGTTAATCCACGGAGCCGCCGTCtctctcctggttcctcctgtctttttttttgcatttgtaaataacgttgttgttatttatatatttttcttaactAACAAGTCTTTTTCCTgaaaaataaatcctcattccttcttttcctctttgaTCCCGTAACATCCGCCCCTCTCACTTCTTCAATGtatcgtcctctctctctctcttcttaggGAGATCAGTTTACAGAACGCGGACGAGGACGAGCGAGGGAAGACGACGCCcgctcagaagaagaagaggaaggcgcCGGACGCGGAGACCAGTGCGGAGCACTGGGTGATGAAGAGGCACAAGCTGAAGGCcagcaaagaggaggaggtggtgaaggagaagaggacggTGTTCGTCGGCAACCTGCCCATCAGCTGCAGCAAGAAGgtccgcagagagagagatggtgttaGAATATGTGAACCAGTCGTTTACTgttaggccccgcctcctcatcCCACAGGAAAGAAACACAGTTTATAACCAACTACATTTGAACAGCATTTAATTTGAAGTCTTTATGAACTTATATTTAGTTTGGACTAACGAGCAGACCTCAGATCAGATCCGAGACCATTGCTGTTTGCCTTCTTTAAAAGAAAAGCTTTATTCCTGGCTTGTTGGATGTTACGTAGCAGAGAGGAAgaacctgacccccccccccccttgtgtttCAGACCCTGACGGCCCTCTTCAGAGACGAAGGATCCATCGAGTCCATCCGCTTTCGCTCTGTGGTAAATAATCCCACAACGCGCTGATGGAGCCGGAGCCGTCTGGCCTCGCGTCGCTCAGACACTCACAGCTCACATGTTCAGAGCTCAAGGCGCCGTCGGCCGTCGCGGCTCAGCGGCAGCTCCACCCGAGTCCACCGGGGGAACCGGGACTCGTCATCAGCTCCTGATGCTCTGCTTTGTTTCCCCCTGCAGGTCCGAGAGGACCCCCTGATGTCCCGTAAAGTGGCCGTCATTCAGTACGTTTCTGTCCCGGTCGGCTCGGTAGAAATGAGACTTGATTAACTCCTCAAATGTTCAACtctgtttttcttatttcaaTACTTCCCAGGCGCAGAATTCACCCCAAAACTCAAAGCTTGAACGCCTACGTGGTGTTCCACGACGAGGCCACGGTGGCCAAAGCGCTCGAGAGGTCCGTGACTCGGAACCTGAATGAAATCGACGGACGCGGGAGTCGCCGCCTCGCGGCTAACGGCCGACGGCTAACTTTTTAATCTGCTCTGTCCTCGGCGTGCCGACAGGAACGGCATGGAGATCGAGAAGGACTTCCACATCCGGGTGGACAGAGTGACGGAGGGGCCCTCGGGGGCCTCGGTGAGTCGCCCGCAAAAATCTGTCGAAagtaattgttttaaaatcaaatctgtCAAACTATTTGCTGACGCTGTCCGTGTCCTGCAGCACGATCACAAGCGCTCCGTCTTCGTGGGGAACCTTTCGTTCGGTGAGTCTCTCGCTTCTGCTCTTTAACGCTGACGTTTACGTATTGCATCAAcgttgaccgtgtgtgtgtgtgtgtgtgtttagagattAAGGAGCTGGCTTTTCGGCGGCACTTTGAGGAGTGTGGCCCGGTGGACGCGGTGCGATTGGTGCGGGACCAGAACTCTGGGCTGGGGAAAGGATTCGGTTACATCCTGTTTGAGGTACGGCGACCCGGGCGGCGccttttcatttcatattttttttacgtttgtgtctttgttcagggttcgtacggtcagggaaaacctggaaaagtcatggaattttaaaatggtcatttccaggcctggaaaagtcctggaaaaaacttaaatcataaaagttttggaaaagtcatggaaatttgttataatgacatgttcatttacgccgagtttgaaataattaatgtgatttttaaagaaagatgctgaaaatataagccggcgtacgcaatcaatacgcaacattttcaaaattgttcatgtttataccgagatttcagtttggtcatggacatttggtgaaaagtcctggaaatccatcggtcaaaatgtgtaagaaccctgtttgtTTCCACGCCGTGTTTTCCGTGAGGGTTCACGTCCCCCGGTTTGTCTTCCCGCCGCAGAGCGCCGACTCGGTGCAGCTGGCGCTGGAACTGGACGGCAGCAAACTGGACGGCAGACCCGTCCGGGTGAAGAGGGCGGAGAGGCAGAAGAATAACACTGACGCCGCCAGGGGCCCCACGAAGGGCCCCACGAAGGGCCCCACGAAGGGCCCGGgggggcaggagagaggaggcggttGGAAAGGTTTCAAGTCTAAAAAGAAGTTCTCTGGAAACCAGCAGGCGGCGACCAAGAGCTCGAACTCCTTCAAGGGAGAAATGGTGGATCCAAACAAAAAGAGTCAGAAGaaaggacagaagaagaagaagaaacccagAACCAAGAGGGCCGTTCACATCTGATGTTCAGCTGGTTTTGGGTTCTCACTGTTGGGGAAagcaaaaggtttttttctggaGATATCACAACGTATTCCTCATAACATTGAGACCGCAGACAGAAACCTGAGTttactgttttaatgtttttattggtCCCCGCCGTGTGGATTCAGGTTCTCTTTCTCATCCATAAAGACATTTCCACCTTAAATCGCTGTGTTTAATAAAAAGTCACCGCACTGCTGTTTCATTCTGTTCACCGTCTTCATGCTAGGCTTTGATTATTTGATATGGACATCGCAGTGGCTTCATAAGTGTAACGTACATTTAATTGTTTGTAgctaaatgttaatttacaacaCCTGTCCAAATGgaggcttatatatatatatatatatatatatacacaaattacaagtgtgttttctcttcatttccACAAAGTCCataagacagaaacacagacccaAAGAAGCAGCGCAACGTTTGACGGAGTGTTTTCATTGGACACCAGGGGaccgcaatgcattgtgggattccaGACCGGCAACGCAACAACTTGAGGGTTGAAAGTGGCACAATTATAACTTGATGCAAATCACAGTTATTTAGCTTGAACGTGTTTTCAacgagaagaagcagcagacaataaatagttatgagttgatggacaggtgacgTCAGGAAGAGTTCAACAGGTGTGAGCTTTGCCCTGCGCTTTGTCTCTCAGgttgccttctgctttctccgccctgcgacacaaacacagtcagagtccaaactatcaacgttttattaaaaacaaagagacagttgaagcaCACAAGTCCCCTAAAAAGACAAACTAAAGCTACAAAACTAAAAGAGCTTGCAGATAAGAGGCGGTCCCTGCCCTGCAGGTGGAAATGGGAGAAATGCCGCTGGATTTAAGAAGAAAGCAACTTATGGCAAACTACTGGGCTAATTTGCAGGGACACAATAATGCTCACCCTGCAAAAGGAGTGTTGCAGGCGGTCTGGGAGAATGGGAGGAGCCAGAAAAATAACTTTGGTCGGATAGGCAATGACATTGCAAAGGAGTTTAAGGTGTTTGATCTCAGAATAAGCCCCTCTGTGGTTTACCCGGTGGTGGCTCCATGGACACTGGTGTGGCCTGA is a window of Pseudoliparis swirei isolate HS2019 ecotype Mariana Trench unplaced genomic scaffold, NWPU_hadal_v1 hadal_26, whole genome shotgun sequence DNA encoding:
- the tbce gene encoding tubulin-specific chaperone E isoform X1, which codes for MIDIGAPMGVDRADPEVPELSAGRRVSCDGERATVRYVGPVPPTAGVWLGVEWDNPERGKHDGSHGGVRYFACRHAEGGSFVRPAKVSWGVDYLTAVRQVYESQAEKVLSEDISIASKKLKWIGIEDRSFQSLPSALLGRSEVNGPGAAGEIRRATPNVSWLDISRSLLSCWDDVSAITQQLERLEGLQLSNNRLRLTSDLSAHWGSFRSLKVLVLNGCDLTWPQVLQCAPMWPQLEDLCVENNNVTELQRPDAVLQSLKSLSVSGNRLVQRSVLSLAALPRLEHLNLSRTGLSDIRFDDAAPGAQTALFPALTKLTVDDNNISEWRVVDELGKLAALTHFSCRGNRLASVDGNARTAGQLLIAKLGGLLVLNNCEVQHKERRGAELDYIKMFGTEWLEAGGRSQAGGRSQASAQFIGQHPRYLRLIDKYGAPEEGELKKPEPFALKNQLLKITFVFPDDADRKPIEKKVLASMVVQKVKGLLYRLLKVPAADLKLSYTSTKMLGTEFEIDSDMKTLQFYSIEDGDQVLVRWS
- the tbce gene encoding tubulin-specific chaperone E isoform X3; its protein translation is MIDIGAPMGVDRADPEVPELSAGRRVSCDGERATVRYVGPVPPTAGVWLGVEWDNPERGKHDGSHGGVRYFACRHAEGGSFVRPAKVSWGVDYLTAVRQVYESQAEKVLSEDISIASKKLKWIGIEDRSFQSLPSALLGRSEVNGPGAAGEIRRATPNVSWLDISRSLLSCWDDVSAITQQLERLEGLQLSNNRLRLTSDLSAHWGSFRSLKVLVLNGCDLTWPQVLQCAPMWPQLEDLCVENNNVTELQRPDAVLQSLKSLSVSGNRLVQRSVLSLAALPRLEHLNLSRTGLSDIRFDDAAPGAQTALFPALTKLTVDDNNISEWRVVDELGKLAALTHFSCRGNRLASVDGNARTAGQLLIAKLGGLLVLNNCEVQHKERRGAELDYIKMFGTEWLEAGGRSQAGGRSQASAQFIGQHPRYLRLIDKYGAPEEGELKKPEPFALKNQLDHVRVSRRRRPETD
- the rbm34 gene encoding RNA-binding protein 34; translation: MKKTRKKSVSVASEEALSGQPADGYEVGQVSGSLFKKKSAASGSLSTLFSVAAPAGPLLYQPAPKPVVKSTEAKEPQEEAAEVKGQKKKTKNQKPLPEKSEADQKLETREISLQNADEDERGKTTPAQKKKRKAPDAETSAEHWVMKRHKLKASKEEEVVKEKRTVFVGNLPISCSKKTLTALFRDEGSIESIRFRSVVREDPLMSRKVAVIQRRIHPKTQSLNAYVVFHDEATVAKALERNGMEIEKDFHIRVDRVTEGPSGASHDHKRSVFVGNLSFEIKELAFRRHFEECGPVDAVRLVRDQNSGLGKGFGYILFESADSVQLALELDGSKLDGRPVRVKRAERQKNNTDAARGPTKGPTKGPTKGPGGQERGGGWKGFKSKKKFSGNQQAATKSSNSFKGEMVDPNKKSQKKGQKKKKKPRTKRAVHI
- the tbce gene encoding tubulin-specific chaperone E isoform X2 → MIDIGAPMGVDRADPEVPELSAGRRVSCDGERATVRYVGPVPPTAGVWLGVEWDNPERGKHDGSHGGVRYFACRHAEGGSFVRPAKVSWGVDYLTAVRQVYESQAEKVLSEDISIASKKLKWIGIEDRSFQSLPSALLGRSEVNGPGAAGEIRRATPNVSWLDISRSLLSCWDDVSAITQQLERLEGLQLSNNRLRLTSDLSAHWGSFRSLKVLVLNGCDLTWPQVLQCAPMWPQLEDLCVENNNVTELQRPDAVLQSLKSLSVSGNRLVQRSVLSLAALPRLEHLNLSRTGLSDIRFDDAAPGAQTALFPALTKLTVDDNNISEWRVVDELGKLAALTHFSCRGNRLASVDGNARTAGQLLIAKLGGLLVLNNCPTQREEGGGARLHQDVRDGVAGGGGAESGGGAESGQRPVHWPAPAVPEAHRQVRRSRGRRAEEARAVCFEESAVEDHVRVSRRRRPETD